From the Pseudarthrobacter sp. MM222 genome, one window contains:
- a CDS encoding LacI family DNA-binding transcriptional regulator, which translates to MPGIKDVAERAGLSTATVSRALSGKGHVSARSRQRAQTAAAELGFVLSYSASSLASGRNHNVGVMVPSVHRWFFSSVVDGVSASLLDAGYDLTLYNVSDNDERRHNVLNDFLRRKRVDAVIAVSLELTEVEIQQLLATRRPIVGIGGPLPGASTIRIDDSGIAEAAARHLIQLGHTRIAHITGDAAYNKDFRLPGTRQEGFEKSMRDAGLAVRPEWQVSADFTVRGAYASARRLLGGSSERPTAVFAASDEMAIGTILAARDYGLRIPYDLSVIGIDGHELGEVFGLTTIDQDARGQGALAVRRLLAGLDGGLDTAAEDTEYPTRFIIRSSTAVPPLESAPLRG; encoded by the coding sequence ATGCCGGGCATCAAGGACGTTGCGGAGCGGGCCGGCCTGTCCACGGCCACGGTTTCCCGGGCCCTGAGCGGCAAAGGCCATGTCTCGGCGCGCAGCAGGCAGCGTGCCCAGACCGCCGCCGCCGAGCTTGGCTTTGTCCTCTCCTATTCCGCCTCCAGCCTGGCCTCCGGGCGGAACCATAACGTTGGCGTCATGGTTCCGTCCGTCCACCGCTGGTTCTTCTCCTCCGTGGTGGACGGCGTCTCCGCGAGCCTCCTTGATGCGGGGTACGACCTCACCCTGTACAACGTCAGCGACAACGACGAGCGCCGGCACAACGTGCTGAACGACTTCCTGCGGCGCAAACGCGTGGACGCGGTCATTGCTGTGTCACTCGAACTGACGGAGGTGGAGATCCAGCAGCTACTCGCAACCCGCCGCCCGATCGTGGGAATCGGCGGCCCGCTGCCGGGAGCCTCGACCATCCGCATCGACGACTCGGGCATCGCCGAGGCTGCTGCCCGGCACCTGATCCAGCTTGGCCACACCAGAATTGCGCACATCACCGGCGACGCCGCGTACAACAAGGACTTCCGGCTCCCCGGTACACGCCAAGAGGGTTTCGAGAAGTCCATGCGGGACGCCGGCCTGGCTGTCCGCCCGGAGTGGCAGGTCTCCGCCGACTTCACCGTCCGGGGCGCGTACGCCAGCGCCAGGCGCCTGCTCGGGGGCTCCTCGGAACGCCCGACAGCCGTCTTTGCCGCTTCTGATGAGATGGCGATCGGCACTATCCTGGCCGCACGGGACTATGGGCTCCGGATACCCTACGACCTCTCCGTCATCGGCATCGATGGCCACGAGCTCGGTGAAGTATTCGGCTTGACCACGATCGACCAGGACGCCCGGGGCCAAGGCGCGCTGGCGGTGCGGCGTCTGCTGGCAGGGCTCGACGGCGGCCTGGACACCGCAGCCGAGGACACCGAGTACCCAACCCGCTTCAT